Below is a window of Diaminobutyricibacter sp. McL0608 DNA.
CCGGCCGATCCGGTGCACCGGGTTGAGTGAGTTCATCGACCCCTGGAACACGATCGCCGTGTCCTGCCAGCGGCGGTTGCGCAGTCCCTTCTCCGACATGCGGAGCAGGTTGTACGAGTGGCCATCGCGGGAGCTCGTGAAGACGGCCTCTCCGCCGGTGATCACCCCGGGCGGCGGCAGCAGGCGGGTCGCGGCGTAGGCGAGCGTCGACTTTCCGCATCCACTCTCTCCGGCGAGCCCCAGGATCTCTCCCGCGTTGAGTGTGAGGCTCACGTTGGAGAGGGCGTGCACCGCGTTCTCGTCGTAGCCGTAGTCGACGGACAGGTTGCTGATCTCGAGTACCGGTTTCTTCGTCGCCGGCCGGCTGGCCGGTGCGACGCGCTCTGCGATCGTCATGCGTTCACGCCTTCCTTGGTCGTGCGGCTCGCTGCCGGGATCGTGCGGCTCGCGGCCGGCTCGCCTTCGCGATACACCGGGGTGAAGCCGATCCGGGCACGGATCTTCTTCTTGCGCAGAACCCCCGCGTTGGCCGCCGTGCTGCGCAGGCGCGGGTTCACGAACTCGTCGATCCCGAAGTTGATCAGAGTGAGCGAGGTGCCGACCGCTGCGATGCAGAGTCCGGCGGGGACGAACCACCACCATGCGCCGAGGACCAGCGCCTGGCTGGACTGCGCCCAGAACAGCACGGTCCCCCAGTTCCAGGTCGAGATGCTGGTCACGCCGATGAACGCGAGGGTCACCTCGGAGAGGATGGCGAAGATCACGGTTCCGATGAACCCCGACGCGATGATGGCGGTGAGGTTGGGCATGATCTCGAAGAAGATGATGCGCCAGAGCGGCTCACCGTTCGCGCGCGCCGCCTCGACGAAGTCGCGCTTGCGCAGCGAAAGCGTCTGGGCTCTCAGGATGCGCGACCCCCACGCCCAGCCGGTGAGCGCGATCACGAGGGCGATGGTCACCCCGCCGGCCGAGGGCAGCAGCCCCGCGATGATGATGATGAGCGGCAGGGCCGGGATCACGAGGAACACGTTCGAGACGAGCGAGAGCACCTCGTCGCTCGTGCCGCCCAGGAATCCGGCGGTCACACCGACGATCACCGAGATGATCGTGGCGAGGAAGCCCGCGAGGAAGCCGACGACCATGACGCCTCTGGTCCCCACGAGCAGTTGCGAATAGATGTCCTGGCCGGTGATCGTCGTGCCGAGCCAGTGCTCCGGGCTCGGCGGCTGCAGCGAATCCGGACTGGTCGCGCTCGGATCGTACGGCGCGATGTACGGGCCGATGATCGCGATCAGCGTGAAGAATCCGAGGATGCACAGCCCGATGACCGCTTTGCGGTTGCGGAAGATGCCGAGTGTCGAACGGCGGCGGCGCGGTGCGAGCACCGGGGTCGAGTCGACGGTGATGCCTGCGACGACACCCGAATCAGCTTGTACGGACATGGGTCAGCCCTCCGCTCTGGTGCGTGGATCGAGGAACGTGTATGCGACGTCGGCGAGCATGTTGGCCACGAGCACCGAGATGGTGACGACGAGGAACACTCCCTGCATGAGCGGGTAGTCCTTCGACCCGATCGCCTGGAACAGCACGTAGCCGACACCGGGGTAGGAGAAGACCATCTCGGCGACCAGCGTGCCGCCGACGATGAAGCCGAGGGACAGCGCGAAGCCCGACACACTCGGCAGCACTGCATTGCGTGCCGCGTAGCCGAGCATGACCTTGCGCTCGGGCAGGCCCTTCGCCTGCGAGACGGTCACGTAGTCTTCGCTCGAGACGGTCACCATCATGTTGCGCATGCTGAGGATCCAGCCCGAGATGGAGCTCGCGATGATCGTGAGCGCGGGCAGGATGCCGTGGTAGATGGCGCCGCTGATGAAGTCCCACGACCATCCGGGGACCGTCGCCGGGTCGTACCCGCCGGAGGCCGGGAACCAGCCGAGGTTGACCGCGAAGATCGAGATCGCGATGAGTCCGAGCCAGAAGTAGGGGATGGACGAGAAGAAGCTCGTGACCGGGAGGATGTTGTCCGCCCAGGTCCCGCGGCGCCAGCCGAGGCCGACGCCGGCGAGGGTGCCGAGTGCGAATCCGATCACCGTCGAGATGCCGACGAGGGCGAGGGTCCACGGCAGCGACTGGAGCAGGATCTCGCTCACCGGGGTGGGGAAGTAGGTGAACGAGATCCCGAGGTCGCCTTTGAACAGGTTCTGCCAGTAGGTGACGTAGTCCTGCCACACGGTGGTGTGCTTGTTGAGGCCGAACAGAACGTAGAGGGAGGCG
It encodes the following:
- a CDS encoding ABC transporter permease, with amino-acid sequence MSVQADSGVVAGITVDSTPVLAPRRRRSTLGIFRNRKAVIGLCILGFFTLIAIIGPYIAPYDPSATSPDSLQPPSPEHWLGTTITGQDIYSQLLVGTRGVMVVGFLAGFLATIISVIVGVTAGFLGGTSDEVLSLVSNVFLVIPALPLIIIIAGLLPSAGGVTIALVIALTGWAWGSRILRAQTLSLRKRDFVEAARANGEPLWRIIFFEIMPNLTAIIASGFIGTVIFAILSEVTLAFIGVTSISTWNWGTVLFWAQSSQALVLGAWWWFVPAGLCIAAVGTSLTLINFGIDEFVNPRLRSTAANAGVLRKKKIRARIGFTPVYREGEPAASRTIPAASRTTKEGVNA
- a CDS encoding ABC transporter permease, producing the protein MKFFLRRVAFYLFTAWAAITLNFFIPRLLPGDPVQSLINKFQGRLSTDAVASLYVLFGLNKHTTVWQDYVTYWQNLFKGDLGISFTYFPTPVSEILLQSLPWTLALVGISTVIGFALGTLAGVGLGWRRGTWADNILPVTSFFSSIPYFWLGLIAISIFAVNLGWFPASGGYDPATVPGWSWDFISGAIYHGILPALTIIASSISGWILSMRNMMVTVSSEDYVTVSQAKGLPERKVMLGYAARNAVLPSVSGFALSLGFIVGGTLVAEMVFSYPGVGYVLFQAIGSKDYPLMQGVFLVVTISVLVANMLADVAYTFLDPRTRAEG